A window of Solanum stenotomum isolate F172 chromosome 9, ASM1918654v1, whole genome shotgun sequence genomic DNA:
TAAATTATAGAGTATAGCAGAACTTTGATGGGGTATGTATCTTAAGCGGCAGCAATATAGGTGAGCAAATAGATAAAACTTGTACACATAAACATGAGCATAAAACAAGTAGGATGGAACTTACAACTAGCGCGGTCAAGAAGTTTGTAGCGCgagttcatgtttttaagaTAGCATAGATAGATATAACATAGcgaaattatgaaattttgtaacatatatacaaattccTAAAGCAAGAAATTGTAGATCACAATAAACTACTTCTATATATTTACTCTATCAACATGAAAATAGCAGAAAATCACTGGATGGTTCAGTGTTTGGCgagaattcaatttttatttgaatccAAAATACAACATGAttacttttaagaaaatattattgacAGAAAAGACTTTATAGGAGAAATGTGCATTAACGTACAAACTCGGAACATAAAAAAACTCAATTAATTACAAGAACATAGATTAATAAATTCGATTTTTTGGTAAAATGCATTAATCTTGGGTGACAACTGGTTAAGGGGATAGACATCTTCATCAATAAGTCAACTGGTGAAACTACACTGCATGTAAAATGTAAGAGAAGAGGAGCAACTTGGACTAAAAATTATACTCATTATTACTTTTTTACTTCATTCTGGACATTTACAGAATATCCAACagatttcattttattttattgtgcttgaatttgttttttttttttcgtcaTCGTCAAGCTTGTGCTGTCAACTAATATCACTTCTGAGACTTGAGTTCTTCTACTCTCTTTTCAGTTTCCCTCAATGCTTTCCCATAGATGCTAATCAactgaagaaaaggaaaatattttcacaaaaattgGTTATAGAACATGAATTCAAAAGCCAGCCTCCGATATAAAAGTGAGGCCTCAAAGCAATTTCTGGGGAAAACAAACACATGTATTATATAAATGCAAGCCATAAACATACCTCGTCAAGTTCTTCTGGAGTAACTACAAATGGAGGAGACATCATGATGGTATCACCCGCAACACGTACCAACATGCCATTCTTCTGACATTGCGCTCCAAAATATGCACCAACACCTGAGGCAGCAATGAGACGATTGAATGAGATAAGAGTTTAATGTGACCTTCAATTGAAGAGCAAATGAGGAAAATTACGTACCCCATTCAGGAGGGAAAGGATCATTAGGAGATTTGTTATTCGCAAACTCTGTGGCAAGGATCAAACCAATTCCCCTAATCTACAGGAAAATAAGAGTGAAGAAAATGAATACCAAAACCTTTTACAAAGTTTTTATCACTTTTATACAAGTGATAAGAGTTCTACCTCTCCGATAATGGGACTGTCAGAAAACGCCTTCAGACCTTCTTGAAACTTTGGGGATATTCTATTTACTCTCTCAACCATATTTCGCTCCCTGaaatattttgaacattttcCAATCTTCAGCACTAGCTAAGTACAATAGGTATCAAGCCCATACTCTAAAACGCAGAGTTATCAGCAATCATAATACTAAAATAACCATATGCAGGTTGCAATGAGGGTAAAGAATGAAAAGCACATGATCATAAAAGGAAGGAAGTCGAAAGGCAATTCAAGCATACATACTTGTAGATTTTAACAGCTTCCAATGCCACCGCGCATGCAACAGGATGCCCAGAATAAGTGAATCCATGGGAAAAGGAACCTAGTTCCAGAAAAAAAACATCAGTGCTTCGGCTAAGAGACAAAGGAAATGATTTTTCATGCTATGAAACAAATTGAATGCTCACCAAGTTTATTGCTTTGAGAATGAATTACATCAGAAACTTCAGGGCTTACAAGGACAGCTCCAATTGGCATATATGCAGAAGAAAGAGCCTGAAAAACAATTCAGGAAGGGAAATTTATACATCCAGACGTGAGTTGGTATTAGCTGAGATAGGATGTTGTTTAACATACCTTTGCTAAGGAGACAAGATCAGGTTTGATGTTATACATGTCAGAGCCAAACATTGTTCCAAGCCTCCCAAAGGCACAGATCACCTCATCCGCAATGAAAAGAATGTCATATTTCTTCACTACAGCTTGGATCTataaatgaaaaggaaaaatcgTTGTTTCATTAATGTATATATGCATAATCTGAAGGAACTAAAGATAGATAACTGCAAAAACTGCCAGAAATAAAAGAAAGGGACTTGTTGCTGCAAGATGTCTTGTGGCTGATGATCCTCATTCTACCCACAAATTTCTCTATGGCTGATGATCTTCATTATACTTCATGGCAAAACCAAATGCAAATATGCTTGGGTTTTACAGACAGAAAGAGGTTACCAGTTACACCCTTCTTTGACAATGGCAGTAAGAACAACCTTTTGGTTATGCAGTACTTAAAGAAATAAACTTCAGAGTTTCTTAAATAAATAGCTAATTGCCTTCATTCGTTGGCACCAAAACTATAGAACGAACTCTTACATCCTAGATTGAGCATTGCATGCAGCATTCTAAGTAGTAATGCAAAACTATATAGCTTCCTCCTTCTAGAATGAAAAGAACAGACAAAAGGCAAAGAAAACTACCTTATCAAAATAGGTAGCTGGAGGAGGTATGACACCTCCTGCCCCCATGACTGGTTCAGCAATGAAAGCAGCTATCtgaagtgaaaaagaaaattaatcagGCAAGAAATCACCCACAATACACAAACGGAGTAGCAGGAGTCAAAGTTGACGGAAGTTACTGTTTCAGGCCCCTCTTTGAGGATAAGATCTTCCAAATTTTTAGCCAATCTGGTAGAGAACTCCTCCTCTGTCTCACCTGACATATACATTTCAACAGAAAATGGTTTATTACACCataagaagaggagaaaagtaaGAGTCAGCAAGAATAAGTAACAACCTGGCAGATGATAACGCCAATAATGAGGACAGTCGGTGTGAAGAACAAATGGAGCAGGAAGATCAAAATTTTGATGTAATGCAGGAAGACTACAAAAGAAAGTATTAGCAAACTGATACTTGTAGCATAATAATAAATCTCAGTGATTTTGATTTCGAATGGTGTTTATTATATTACCCAGTGAGACTGGCAGAAATAAGAGTTGAACCATGATATCTGTTACAATGAATGAACAAAAACATTAGTAAGCCTAAGGGAAAAGgcaaccaaaagaaaaaaatagatagaGATTCACAAATTACGCTTTTGCTCGAGCtataaatttctttttgtttggcCTTCCAAGAGCATTGTTATAATACCAAACCAGCTTTACCTAGATTTGAAGTATAAGGGAAAAAGTTACAAATTATACTCATAAACTTCTTCACATAATCTCCTGCTATTTTTATCAAActtcaatacaaaaaaaaaataaaatctcaaGCATCTACTGTATTCATTTCATATGCTAACAGACCTAAAACatacaattttcaaaaaaattaaaatgtccCACTCTTTCACTATCCCAAAAACGATGTTCTTCTGATGAATTATCAAGTGTTTTAACAAAAGAACTGAGATCTAGATTATATAATCAAGTCTTTGAAGGCAATAAGCAAAACCTGGGTATCATTGGCTTCTGATCCACTATTGGTGAAAAAAGCTTTTGCCATTTTCTTTGCAGTAAACATATCCAGAAGCTCCTTCGCAAGATCCTGTATATTTCAAAATGCAATCAGCATGAGATccaagaaaaacttaaaaacccAAATTTAGGCATCACTTAGTTCTCCTTTTCATGTAAAGACACTGCAAAGTTTTTGCCATACCAAAGAAGGTTTTGTTGTACGGTTCCAAAATGAATGGTAAAACGGCAATGTGTTTAATTGCTTAGTAGCAGCATCAACCAGGCGAGGCTCGTTCCCCCCTACAAGAATATTTAAGTTGGTAAAGCATTGTACATGTGCTCCaaatacatcataaataaaAACTCATTGCAAAGTTCCATAGCTGTCAGGAATTAGCCATTGTCTAGGTTTTAAATTGTTCTGTTCTGTATATTTGAGCaatc
This region includes:
- the LOC125876233 gene encoding gamma aminobutyrate transaminase 1, mitochondrial, which gives rise to MAKISRLIGSTVKAAITAQAGFHAKRIPAVSSLQEHIVKSTPARYSSTQACLENDISGTDNKGFKGHDMLAPFTAGWQSTDVDPLIIEKSEGSHVYDMQGRKYLDTLAGLWCTALGGNEPRLVDAATKQLNTLPFYHSFWNRTTKPSLDLAKELLDMFTAKKMAKAFFTNSGSEANDTQVKLVWYYNNALGRPNKKKFIARAKAYHGSTLISASLTGLPALHQNFDLPAPFVLHTDCPHYWRYHLPGETEEEFSTRLAKNLEDLILKEGPETIAAFIAEPVMGAGGVIPPPATYFDKIQAVVKKYDILFIADEVICAFGRLGTMFGSDMYNIKPDLVSLAKALSSAYMPIGAVLVSPEVSDVIHSQSNKLGSFSHGFTYSGHPVACAVALEAVKIYKERNMVERVNRISPKFQEGLKAFSDSPIIGEIRGIGLILATEFANNKSPNDPFPPEWGVGAYFGAQCQKNGMLVRVAGDTIMMSPPFVVTPEELDELISIYGKALRETEKRVEELKSQK